In the Campylobacter sp. RM6914 genome, one interval contains:
- the rplQ gene encoding 50S ribosomal protein L17, with protein sequence MRHKHGYRKLGRTSSHRAALLKNLAIAIIKSGKIETTLPKAKELRSYIEKLITRARKGDFNAHRAVFASLQDKETTNKLVVEIAPKYVGRNGGYTRIIKTRVRRGDAAEMAYIELVSE encoded by the coding sequence ATGAGACACAAACACGGATATAGAAAATTGGGTCGTACTTCATCTCATCGCGCTGCATTGCTTAAAAATCTAGCAATTGCAATCATAAAAAGCGGTAAGATAGAAACAACTCTACCAAAAGCAAAAGAGCTTAGAAGTTATATTGAAAAGCTTATCACAAGAGCAAGAAAAGGTGATTTTAATGCTCATAGAGCTGTCTTTGCAAGCTTGCAAGATAAAGAAACTACAAATAAATTAGTTGTAGAAATAGCTCCAAAATACGTTGGTAGAAACGGTGGCTATACAAGAATAATTAAAACTCGTGTTAGACGTGGCGATGCTGCCGAAATGGCTTATATAGAGCTAGTTAGCGAGTAA
- a CDS encoding DNA-directed RNA polymerase subunit alpha, whose product MRKITTSAYMPTEIKVESVSENVAKITAYPFEAGYAVTLAHPLRRLLYTSTVGFAPTGVKIKGVSHEFDSMRGMLEDVAFFIINLKKIRFKLKNDSDREVIEYSFKGPKEITGADLNNDIVEIVNPDAYLATINEDAELNFSVIIQKGIGYVPSEEIRDEMEEDYIALDAFFTPVKKAVYDIESVLVEDNPDFEKIVFTITTDGQVGPIEAFKHCLEAMYQQMSVFKGVLDIDVNMPVSNSSVGGEHGKLLSNVEELNLSARSFNCLDKAEIRYIGELALMDENELKELKNLGKKSLEEIKAVMEEIGYPVGTDILKDSKEQLKKKIAELKSQMSV is encoded by the coding sequence ATGAGAAAAATTACTACATCAGCTTATATGCCTACTGAGATAAAAGTTGAAAGTGTAAGTGAAAATGTGGCTAAGATTACCGCATATCCGTTTGAGGCGGGTTATGCAGTAACTCTTGCTCATCCGCTTCGTCGTCTTCTTTATACAAGCACCGTAGGTTTTGCGCCTACAGGTGTTAAAATAAAGGGCGTAAGTCATGAATTTGATAGCATGCGCGGTATGCTTGAGGATGTTGCCTTTTTTATTATAAATTTAAAAAAGATACGCTTTAAGCTTAAAAATGACTCTGATAGAGAAGTTATCGAGTATAGCTTTAAGGGGCCAAAAGAGATAACTGGAGCCGATCTTAACAATGATATAGTTGAGATAGTTAATCCAGATGCTTATCTTGCAACCATAAACGAAGATGCTGAATTAAATTTCAGTGTTATTATTCAAAAGGGTATAGGATATGTTCCTAGCGAAGAAATTCGCGACGAGATGGAAGAAGACTATATAGCGCTTGATGCGTTTTTTACTCCTGTTAAAAAGGCTGTATACGACATCGAGAGCGTTTTGGTTGAAGATAATCCTGATTTTGAAAAGATTGTTTTTACAATCACTACAGATGGACAAGTTGGGCCTATTGAGGCATTTAAACACTGCTTAGAGGCTATGTATCAGCAAATGTCTGTATTTAAGGGTGTTTTAGATATTGATGTAAATATGCCTGTTTCTAACTCAAGTGTAGGCGGTGAGCACGGTAAATTGCTTTCAAATGTTGAAGAGCTAAATTTAAGTGCTAGAAGTTTTAACTGCCTAGATAAAGCTGAAATTAGATACATTGGCGAACTTGCCTTGATGGATGAAAACGAACTTAAAGAGCTAAAAAACCTCGGCAAAAAATCTCTTGAAGAGATAAAAGCCGTTATGGAAGAGATCGGTTATCCTGTTGGAACTGATATCTTAAAAGATAGTAAAGAGCAGCTCAAAAAGAAAATTGCTGAGCTAAAATCGCAAATGAGCGTATAA
- the rpsD gene encoding 30S ribosomal protein S4 produces MARYRGPVEKLERRLGVSLALKGERRLAGKSALDKRPFAPGQHGQRRAKISEYGLQLREKQKAKFMYGVSEKQFHRLFSEAARREGNTGALLVQLLEQRLDNVVYRMGFATTRRFARQLVTHGHILVNGKRVDIPSYRVEPGAKVEIAEKSKNNPQIVRAIDLTAQTGIVGWVDVEKDKKFGIFTRNPEREEVIIPIEERFIVELYSK; encoded by the coding sequence ATGGCTAGATATAGAGGACCAGTTGAAAAATTAGAAAGACGTCTAGGTGTTTCTCTTGCTCTTAAAGGCGAGAGGAGACTTGCCGGTAAAAGCGCGCTTGATAAGCGTCCATTTGCACCGGGACAGCATGGACAAAGAAGAGCAAAAATAAGCGAATATGGTTTACAACTCCGTGAAAAACAAAAAGCTAAATTTATGTATGGTGTTAGCGAAAAACAATTCCACCGTCTATTTAGCGAAGCTGCTCGCAGAGAAGGCAACACAGGTGCACTTCTTGTTCAATTATTAGAGCAAAGACTTGATAACGTAGTTTACAGAATGGGCTTCGCGACAACTCGTCGTTTTGCTCGTCAGCTTGTAACCCATGGTCACATTCTTGTTAATGGCAAGAGAGTTGATATCCCGTCTTACAGAGTTGAACCGGGTGCAAAAGTAGAGATCGCTGAAAAATCTAAAAACAACCCACAAATCGTTCGTGCGATTGACCTTACAGCTCAAACTGGTATAGTTGGTTGGGTTGATGTTGAAAAAGATAAAAAATTTGGAATTTTTACAAGAAACCCTGAAAGAGAAGAGGTTATCATTCCAATCGAGGAAAGATTCATAGTAGAGCTTTACTCAAAATAA
- the rpsK gene encoding 30S ribosomal protein S11, with amino-acid sequence MAKRKIVKKKIVRKSIAKGIVYISATFNNTMVTVTDEMGNAIAWSSAGGLGFKGSKKSTPYAAQQAVEDALNKAKEHGIKEVGIKVQGPGSGRETAVKSVGAVEGIKVTFLKDITPLAHNGCRPPKRRRV; translated from the coding sequence ATGGCAAAAAGAAAAATCGTTAAGAAAAAAATCGTTAGAAAAAGTATAGCCAAAGGTATCGTTTATATTAGCGCTACTTTTAACAATACAATGGTTACCGTAACCGATGAGATGGGAAATGCTATCGCATGGAGTAGTGCCGGTGGTTTAGGTTTTAAAGGAAGCAAAAAATCAACTCCTTATGCAGCACAACAAGCTGTTGAAGACGCACTAAACAAAGCAAAAGAACACGGTATAAAAGAGGTTGGTATAAAGGTTCAAGGTCCTGGTAGCGGTCGTGAAACTGCTGTTAAGAGCGTAGGAGCGGTTGAGGGTATTAAAGTAACATTCTTAAAAGACATAACCCCACTTGCACACAATGGTTGCAGACCACCAAAACGCCGCCGCGTCTAA
- the rpsM gene encoding 30S ribosomal protein S13, translating to MARIAGVDLPNKKRIEYGLTYIYGIGLYKSRQILDAVNISYDKRVHELSEDEAAAIRKEIQEHHIVEGDLRKQVAMDIKALMDLGSYRGLRHRKGLPVRGQKTKTNARTRKGKRKTVGAATK from the coding sequence ATGGCACGTATAGCAGGTGTAGATTTACCAAATAAAAAAAGAATAGAGTATGGCTTAACATACATCTATGGCATAGGTCTTTACAAGTCACGTCAAATTCTTGACGCAGTAAACATCTCTTACGACAAGAGAGTTCATGAGCTAAGTGAAGATGAGGCTGCAGCTATCCGTAAAGAGATTCAAGAGCACCATATCGTTGAGGGTGATCTTAGAAAACAAGTTGCTATGGATATAAAAGCACTTATGGATCTTGGAAGCTATCGTGGTCTTCGCCACAGAAAAGGTCTTCCGGTTCGTGGTCAAAAAACTAAGACAAATGCACGCACCAGAAAAGGTAAGCGTAAAACTGTCGGCGCAGCGACTAAGTAA
- the rpmJ gene encoding 50S ribosomal protein L36, with protein sequence MKVRPSVKKMCDKCKIVKRSGIVRVICENPKHKQRQG encoded by the coding sequence ATGAAAGTTCGTCCTTCTGTAAAGAAGATGTGTGACAAATGCAAAATTGTCAAACGTAGCGGAATCGTACGCGTTATCTGTGAAAATCCAAAACATAAACAAAGACAAGGATAA
- the infA gene encoding translation initiation factor IF-1, translating into MAKDDVIEIDGNVVEALPNATFKVELDNKHVILCHIAGKMRMHYIKIMPGDRVKVELTPYSLDKGRITYRYK; encoded by the coding sequence GTGGCAAAAGATGATGTTATAGAAATCGACGGTAACGTAGTCGAAGCTTTACCTAATGCTACATTTAAGGTTGAGCTTGATAATAAGCATGTGATTTTATGTCATATCGCTGGAAAAATGAGAATGCATTACATAAAAATAATGCCAGGAGATCGTGTAAAAGTCGAGCTTACACCATATAGCCTAGATAAAGGTCGCATAACATATAGATACAAATAA
- the map gene encoding type I methionyl aminopeptidase, with the protein MAISLKRPAEIENMRAANMIVARTLDYISTIIKPGISLLEIDKICEDMIRSAGAKPAFKGLYGFPNAACISVNEVVIHGIPNEYVLKKGDIVSVDIGSNLNGYFGDSARTFGVGEISKQDKALIDCSKDSLYFAIDFIEAGMHFKEVCYEIEKFILARGFVPLRGFCGHGIGKRPHEEPEVPNYLEGNNPKAGPKIKNGMTFCIEPMICQKDGTPIIGADKWKVTSKDGLRTSHYEHCVAIVNGKAEILSKSEI; encoded by the coding sequence ATGGCTATTTCGTTAAAAAGACCGGCTGAGATTGAAAATATGAGAGCGGCGAATATGATCGTCGCTCGAACGCTTGATTATATTTCTACTATCATAAAACCAGGAATTTCTCTACTTGAGATAGATAAAATCTGTGAAGACATGATAAGAAGTGCGGGGGCAAAACCTGCTTTTAAAGGACTTTATGGATTTCCAAATGCTGCTTGCATAAGTGTAAATGAAGTTGTTATACACGGAATCCCAAACGAATACGTTTTAAAAAAGGGCGATATCGTAAGTGTTGATATCGGTTCGAATTTAAACGGATATTTTGGCGATAGTGCTAGAACATTTGGCGTGGGGGAAATTTCAAAACAAGATAAGGCGCTTATAGATTGCAGTAAAGACTCTCTTTATTTTGCTATTGATTTCATTGAAGCTGGTATGCATTTTAAAGAAGTTTGCTATGAGATAGAAAAATTTATTCTTGCACGTGGCTTTGTTCCTCTTAGAGGATTTTGTGGACACGGCATAGGCAAACGTCCTCATGAAGAGCCTGAAGTTCCTAATTACCTTGAAGGAAATAATCCAAAAGCCGGACCAAAGATAAAAAACGGAATGACGTTTTGCATTGAGCCTATGATTTGTCAAAAAGACGGTACTCCGATAATAGGTGCTGACAAATGGAAGGTAACAAGCAAAGATGGCCTTAGAACGAGTCACTACGAGCATTGTGTAGCTATCGTAAACGGCAAAGCTGAAATTTTAAGTAAGTCAGAAATTTGA
- the secY gene encoding preprotein translocase subunit SecY, with product MNKTLVNKILITLAFLFAYRILAYVPVPGVNVDVIKEFFSSNNNNALGLFNMFSGNAAERLSIISLGIMPYITASIIMELLAATFPNLGKMKKERDGMQKYMQIIRYATIIITLIQSIGVSIGLQSLTGRGGEQAIMIDMNLFIAISAVSMLTGTMLLMWIGEQITQRGIGNGISLIIFAGIVSGIPSAISGTINLVNTSEMNFLVVIGILLVILATIGAIIFVEMGERRIPISYSRKVVMQNQNKRIMNYIPIKVNLSGVIPPIFASAILMFPSTILQASTNPYIQAINDFLNPNGYMFNFLTFLFVIFFAYFYASIVFNTKDISENLKRQGGFIPGVRPGENTANYLNEVAGRLTFSGAIYLGLISTLPWVLVKTMGVPFYFGGTSVLIVVSVALDTMRRIEAQIYMNKYQTLSAVGL from the coding sequence ATGAATAAAACACTCGTCAACAAGATATTAATCACGTTGGCATTTTTGTTCGCATACAGGATACTGGCATATGTGCCGGTTCCTGGCGTTAATGTCGATGTTATTAAGGAATTTTTTAGCTCGAACAACAACAACGCTTTAGGTTTATTCAATATGTTTAGCGGTAACGCCGCTGAGCGTCTTAGTATTATCTCTCTTGGTATTATGCCTTACATTACTGCTTCTATCATCATGGAGCTTTTAGCTGCTACATTCCCAAATTTGGGTAAGATGAAAAAAGAACGCGACGGCATGCAAAAATACATGCAAATCATCCGCTACGCTACGATAATTATCACTTTGATCCAATCAATCGGTGTTAGTATAGGACTTCAAAGTCTTACTGGACGTGGCGGTGAGCAGGCTATTATGATAGATATGAATTTATTTATAGCGATTTCTGCTGTTTCTATGCTAACAGGAACGATGCTGCTTATGTGGATCGGTGAACAGATTACTCAGCGCGGTATCGGTAACGGCATCAGTCTTATCATTTTCGCAGGTATTGTTTCAGGTATCCCGAGTGCGATTAGCGGTACGATAAATCTAGTAAATACAAGCGAGATGAACTTCCTTGTTGTTATAGGAATTTTACTTGTGATACTTGCTACTATCGGAGCGATCATCTTTGTAGAAATGGGCGAAAGACGTATTCCGATTTCGTATTCTCGTAAGGTTGTTATGCAAAATCAAAATAAACGTATAATGAATTATATTCCGATTAAAGTAAATTTAAGCGGCGTTATACCTCCGATTTTTGCCTCTGCGATACTTATGTTTCCAAGTACTATACTACAGGCAAGCACAAACCCATACATACAAGCTATTAATGATTTTTTAAATCCAAATGGTTATATGTTTAACTTTTTAACGTTTTTATTTGTTATCTTTTTTGCATATTTTTATGCCTCTATCGTATTTAATACAAAAGATATAAGTGAAAATTTAAAAAGACAAGGTGGTTTTATACCAGGTGTTAGACCCGGTGAAAATACGGCTAACTATCTAAACGAAGTTGCTGGAAGACTAACGTTTAGCGGCGCTATATATCTTGGTCTGATCTCAACTCTACCTTGGGTTTTGGTTAAAACCATGGGTGTTCCATTTTATTTTGGTGGTACTTCTGTACTTATCGTTGTTTCGGTCGCTCTTGATACAATGAGAAGAATAGAAGCGCAAATTTATATGAACAAGTATCAAACGCTAAGTGCGGTCGGGCTATAA
- the rplO gene encoding 50S ribosomal protein L15, which yields MALENLTPAPGSTHSIKRIGRGQGSGNGKTAGKGNKGQRARKGYNEKRGFEGGQQPLQRRLPKVGFASKFEKPYIINVEKIVAVKELNEITIASIATVHKISKSVTKIKLIGSSAKELVSKIKDSNVSVTGQK from the coding sequence ATGGCACTAGAAAATTTAACTCCGGCTCCTGGCTCAACGCACTCTATAAAGAGAATAGGTCGCGGTCAAGGTAGCGGTAACGGTAAAACTGCAGGAAAAGGTAACAAAGGTCAAAGAGCAAGAAAAGGCTACAATGAGAAGCGTGGTTTTGAGGGTGGACAACAACCGCTTCAAAGACGTCTACCAAAAGTAGGTTTTGCTTCTAAATTTGAAAAACCTTATATTATTAACGTAGAAAAGATCGTTGCGGTAAAAGAGCTTAACGAAATAACTATAGCATCAATCGCAACAGTTCATAAAATTTCAAAGAGCGTAACAAAAATAAAACTTATCGGATCAAGCGCTAAAGAACTTGTGTCAAAGATAAAAGATAGTAACGTTAGCGTAACTGGACAAAAATAA
- the rpsE gene encoding 30S ribosomal protein S5, whose amino-acid sequence MEKYNREEFEEVMVDIGRVTKVVKGGRRFRFTALVVVGNRKGLVGFGYGKAKEVPDAMRKAVDDAFKNIIEVKIKGTTIPHDIEVKYNASRVLLRPASEGTGVIAGGSARPIIELAGIKDILTKSLGSNNSANVVRATIKALSMLKS is encoded by the coding sequence ATGGAAAAGTATAATAGAGAAGAATTTGAAGAAGTAATGGTCGATATCGGCAGGGTTACAAAGGTTGTTAAAGGTGGTCGTAGATTTAGGTTTACAGCTCTTGTTGTAGTTGGAAACAGAAAAGGTCTTGTCGGCTTTGGTTACGGTAAGGCTAAGGAAGTTCCTGATGCGATGAGAAAAGCTGTTGACGATGCGTTTAAAAATATCATCGAAGTTAAAATTAAAGGTACAACTATACCTCACGATATCGAAGTTAAGTATAATGCAAGTCGTGTTTTACTTCGCCCAGCTAGCGAAGGTACAGGTGTTATCGCCGGTGGTAGTGCACGCCCTATTATAGAGCTTGCAGGTATTAAGGATATCCTTACAAAATCACTTGGTTCAAACAACTCGGCAAACGTCGTTCGTGCTACTATAAAAGCACTTAGTATGCTAAAAAGCTAA
- the rplR gene encoding 50S ribosomal protein L18, protein MTAKVLKRKLALRLKRKKRVRGKISGVASCPRVSIFKSNRTIYAQAIDDVTATTLAAADGRKLGIKANKDGAAVLAKEFAASLKAKGIEVAVFDRNGYLYHGVVAAFADALRENGIKL, encoded by the coding sequence ATGACAGCAAAAGTATTAAAAAGAAAACTAGCTCTTAGATTAAAGAGAAAAAAAAGAGTTAGAGGTAAAATTTCAGGTGTTGCCAGCTGCCCTAGAGTATCTATTTTTAAATCAAATAGAACTATTTACGCTCAAGCTATCGACGATGTTACGGCTACAACATTAGCTGCTGCAGATGGACGCAAATTGGGTATAAAAGCAAATAAAGACGGTGCTGCTGTTTTAGCTAAAGAATTTGCGGCTTCTTTAAAAGCTAAAGGTATTGAAGTAGCGGTATTTGATAGAAATGGCTACCTGTACCACGGTGTAGTTGCTGCATTTGCCGATGCTCTACGCGAAAATGGCATCAAACTATAA
- the rplF gene encoding 50S ribosomal protein L6, with translation MSRIGKQPIAIPAGVEVSVDNNVLKFKKGNLTKELDTKGNVDVKIENGSIVFAAKGEDRQSRAFWGTYRALANNIVIGLTAGFTRQLEINGVGYKAAVKGKILELTLGFSHLINYELPEGIEATVERNVITLKGSDKQVIGQVAAQVRGFRPPEPYKGKGVKYVEERIIRKAGKTSKK, from the coding sequence ATGTCACGTATTGGAAAACAACCGATAGCTATACCTGCTGGTGTAGAAGTCAGTGTTGATAATAATGTCCTAAAATTTAAAAAGGGCAACTTAACAAAAGAGCTTGACACAAAAGGCAATGTTGATGTCAAAATCGAAAATGGTTCAATAGTTTTTGCTGCAAAAGGCGAAGATCGCCAAAGCAGAGCATTCTGGGGTACATATAGAGCTTTAGCTAACAATATAGTTATAGGTCTTACTGCAGGTTTTACTCGCCAATTAGAAATCAACGGTGTTGGTTATAAAGCGGCTGTTAAAGGTAAAATTTTAGAGTTAACTTTAGGCTTTTCACACCTAATTAACTATGAGCTTCCAGAAGGCATCGAGGCTACGGTTGAGAGAAACGTAATTACCCTAAAAGGTAGCGATAAACAAGTTATCGGTCAAGTTGCTGCTCAAGTTAGAGGATTTAGACCGCCAGAGCCATACAAAGGTAAAGGTGTTAAATACGTTGAAGAGCGCATAATCCGCAAAGCGGGCAAGACATCTAAGAAGTAA
- the rpsH gene encoding 30S ribosomal protein S8, with product MLNDLISDGLTRIRNASMRKLETTKLLHSNVVEATLSILAAKGYIESFNVVEENNKKFINVVLKYDERGQSVINELKRVSKPGRRVYQGKDDIKRFKNGYGTIIVSTSKGVLSNEDAHKAGVGGEILCTVW from the coding sequence ATGTTAAATGACTTAATATCAGACGGACTAACCCGTATCAGAAATGCAAGCATGAGAAAGCTTGAGACAACAAAGCTTCTACATTCAAATGTTGTTGAGGCTACTCTTTCTATCCTTGCTGCAAAAGGCTACATAGAGAGCTTTAATGTTGTAGAAGAGAATAACAAAAAATTCATTAATGTTGTTCTTAAATACGACGAGCGCGGACAAAGCGTTATAAACGAACTAAAAAGAGTTTCAAAACCAGGTCGCCGTGTTTACCAAGGTAAAGACGACATCAAGCGTTTCAAAAACGGTTACGGAACGATTATCGTTAGCACAAGCAAAGGCGTTTTAAGCAACGAAGACGCACACAAAGCTGGTGTTGGCGGTGAAATTCTTTGTACAGTTTGGTAA
- a CDS encoding type Z 30S ribosomal protein S14, translated as MAKKSMIAKAARKPKFAVRGYTRCQICGRPHSVYQDFGICRVCLRKMANEGLIPGLKKASW; from the coding sequence ATGGCTAAAAAATCAATGATAGCAAAAGCTGCACGCAAACCTAAATTTGCGGTTCGCGGCTATACAAGATGCCAAATTTGCGGACGTCCGCACTCTGTGTATCAAGACTTTGGAATTTGCCGTGTCTGCCTAAGAAAAATGGCTAACGAAGGACTAATCCCTGGTCTTAAAAAAGCAAGTTGGTAA
- the rplE gene encoding 50S ribosomal protein L5 → MSRLKDKFNESIKPALVKEFDIKNPMLIPALEKIVISVGANDSAKDQKVLQNMADTISLIAGQKAIITNAKKSVAGFKVREGFPVGIKVTLRKEQMYAFLDKLISVALPRVKDFRGLPRNGFDGRGNYNFGLTEQLMFPEVEYDKILRTHGMNITIATTANNDKEAFKLLELFGLPFAKGK, encoded by the coding sequence ATGAGTAGATTAAAAGATAAATTTAACGAGAGCATTAAACCTGCTTTAGTTAAAGAATTTGATATTAAAAACCCGATGCTTATTCCGGCACTTGAAAAGATTGTTATTAGCGTTGGAGCAAATGATTCTGCAAAGGATCAAAAAGTTCTTCAAAACATGGCAGACACTATTTCGCTAATCGCTGGTCAAAAAGCAATTATAACAAATGCTAAAAAATCAGTTGCAGGCTTTAAAGTGCGTGAAGGTTTCCCTGTCGGTATAAAAGTTACTTTAAGAAAAGAGCAAATGTATGCGTTCTTAGATAAACTTATAAGTGTTGCGCTTCCAAGAGTTAAAGACTTCCGTGGTTTACCAAGAAATGGCTTTGACGGACGCGGTAATTACAACTTTGGTTTAACTGAGCAGCTAATGTTCCCAGAGGTTGAGTATGATAAAATTTTACGTACTCACGGTATGAACATAACTATCGCTACAACGGCTAACAATGACAAAGAGGCATTCAAATTGCTAGAGCTATTTGGTTTGCCGTTTGCAAAAGGAAAGTAA
- the rplX gene encoding 50S ribosomal protein L24, translating to MANVKFKIKKGDTVKIITGDDKGKTGKVLSVLAKKGQVIVEGCKVAKKAIKPSEKTPNGGHINKEMPIDISNVAKVEE from the coding sequence ATGGCAAACGTTAAATTTAAGATCAAAAAAGGTGATACCGTAAAGATAATCACCGGAGATGACAAAGGTAAAACTGGTAAAGTTTTATCTGTTCTTGCAAAAAAAGGTCAAGTTATAGTTGAAGGCTGCAAAGTAGCTAAGAAGGCTATAAAACCAAGCGAGAAGACTCCAAACGGCGGTCATATTAACAAAGAAATGCCGATAGACATCTCAAATGTTGCGAAAGTTGAGGAGTAA
- the rplN gene encoding 50S ribosomal protein L14 encodes MIQSFTRLAVADNSGAKELMCIKVLGGSKRRYATLGDIIICSVKKALPNGKIKKGQVVKAVVVRTKKEVQRDNGSLIRFDENAAVILDNKREPVGTRIFGPVGREVRYANFMKIVSLAPEVL; translated from the coding sequence ATGATTCAAAGTTTTACAAGACTAGCAGTTGCTGATAATAGCGGCGCAAAAGAATTAATGTGTATTAAGGTTTTAGGCGGCAGCAAAAGAAGATACGCAACACTTGGCGATATCATTATTTGTTCTGTTAAAAAGGCTCTTCCAAACGGTAAGATCAAAAAAGGTCAAGTTGTAAAAGCTGTAGTTGTTAGAACTAAAAAAGAAGTTCAAAGAGACAATGGTTCGTTGATTCGTTTTGACGAGAACGCAGCCGTTATCCTTGATAACAAAAGAGAGCCAGTAGGAACACGTATCTTTGGACCAGTTGGTCGTGAAGTTAGATATGCTAACTTTATGAAGATCGTTTCACTAGCACCGGAGGTTCTATAA
- the rpsQ gene encoding 30S ribosomal protein S17, which translates to MALKREIQGVVLQKAGDKTATILVERRVMHPRYHKFVKRFKKYLVHDEKNELNAGDTVIAVECRPLSARKSFRLKAVLAKGVE; encoded by the coding sequence ATGGCATTAAAAAGAGAAATTCAAGGCGTAGTTTTACAAAAAGCCGGTGATAAAACAGCTACTATCTTGGTAGAAAGACGCGTTATGCACCCAAGATATCATAAATTTGTAAAACGTTTTAAGAAATATTTGGTTCATGATGAGAAAAATGAACTAAACGCAGGAGATACGGTTATCGCAGTTGAGTGCAGACCGCTTTCTGCACGTAAAAGCTTTCGCTTAAAAGCTGTTTTAGCAAAGGGAGTTGAGTAA
- the rpmC gene encoding 50S ribosomal protein L29, whose protein sequence is MKYTEIKDKSVAELNALLKEKKVLLFTLKQKLKTMQLSNPNEISAVKKEIAQINTAISATK, encoded by the coding sequence ATGAAATATACTGAGATTAAAGACAAAAGCGTTGCAGAACTAAACGCATTGTTAAAAGAGAAAAAGGTGCTTTTATTTACACTAAAACAAAAGTTAAAAACTATGCAGTTAAGCAACCCTAATGAGATTAGTGCTGTTAAAAAAGAGATAGCACAGATCAACACTGCAATTAGTGCTACAAAGTAA
- the rplP gene encoding 50S ribosomal protein L16, which yields MLMPKRTKFRKQMKGRNRGYATRGASLSTGEFAIKAVEAGRVNSRQIEAARQALTRHVKRQAKIWIRVFPDKPLTKKPLQTRMGKGKAGVEEWVMNIKPGRIIYEMAGVSEELAREALTLAMHKLPFKTKFVTRESENEIY from the coding sequence ATGTTGATGCCTAAAAGAACGAAATTTCGTAAGCAAATGAAAGGTCGCAATCGCGGCTATGCAACTCGCGGTGCATCTTTATCAACAGGCGAATTTGCTATTAAAGCAGTTGAAGCTGGACGTGTAAATTCACGCCAAATAGAAGCTGCTCGTCAAGCTCTAACTCGTCATGTTAAAAGACAGGCTAAAATTTGGATTAGAGTTTTCCCTGATAAACCGCTAACTAAAAAGCCTCTACAAACTCGTATGGGTAAAGGTAAGGCAGGTGTTGAAGAGTGGGTTATGAATATCAAACCTGGTCGTATCATCTATGAAATGGCAGGTGTTAGTGAAGAGCTTGCACGTGAAGCGTTAACTCTAGCTATGCACAAGTTGCCGTTTAAGACAAAATTTGTAACGCGAGAGAGTGAAAATGAAATATACTGA